AATACATGTCATATATTACACCATCTACGATTTCTTCTTTTGAGCTCTTTTGTTCGTTTTGATACGTATATATAGCTACTTCTTTCTTTAGTAATACATGCGCCTTATAGTGAAGTTGTATATTCCTTCTTTCTTGCATCATACGTAGTGTTTGTGGAAGCAATAGTGATACTGCCATCATTAATAAACTTAATGCTACGAGCATCTCGATCATTACCAATCCTTTTTGACATTTCACGATACGTAAATCTCCCTCTACCAAGCTGAAATATAATTTCATAAGTATGACCACGATAAGAAAGCAAGATTGTACCACCCCTATTAATATTTCCACTAGCGTTATATGTCATAGGATTTGGGAAGGTATGCAAATCAATTTTTATATCTCCGTCATATTGCCTAATAAGAATAAATTGCTCCTCCACAGATTCTCCGATACAATACATGTTCCTCTCTTTAAACCATCGCAACGTGTAATGACTTTGACGACTTATCGCTAACTGTTGCATATATAAAATATCATTTGAAAATTGCTTTAAAAACTGTTCTATCTTTTGTTTTTCATATAAAGGAGTAACATTATAGTATGTAACTATACTTAATATAGATACACTAAATAAAACGAGGAGCATTTCTAAAAGTGTAAAACCCCTTTGTTTCACGGCTTTCCGATAGATACCGTTCCATCATCTGAGATGATAACTGGTTCACCTTTCGGACATTCTTTAGAAGTAATATATTTTTCATCAAATAACTCTTCTATAGTTGGTATTTTATTATTTTGTAATTGATACGTTTGTATTTGCACTTCTACAGATTTTGCATAAGCCTCACAGCCTTTCCTTTGTACAGATGAACGCTGCGCAATTACGTTCGGAATGATCAATAGTAATAACACGGATATCACGACCATAACTAATAACATTTCTAAAAGCGTAAAGCCATTTTCATTTTTCATACAAATGACCTCCTAAATAGAACTCATCATTTGAAACATCGGCATAATTATCGCTAAATACATAAGAACAACTATGATTCCAATACCTGTAAATAAAATTGGCTGTATGACAACTAAAATACGATTAATTTCCCCTTCCATCTTTTCAATTATCAACTCGCTATAATCTCCTAATTCAGTCGCTAAATTACCGTTTACTTGTCCATGTGTGATCACATAGGAAAGCTCATTTTCGTAGTAGCCGCTTTTTATAATAATTGAATCCAGCTGTTCTCCTGCAATTAATTGTTCTGCAATTCGAGTAGCTTCATGACTGAAAAACAAAAGGTATTTTTGCTCAATCATTACGGTTAGAGCCTCATGAACTGACAATCCACCTTGTAATAATCCACTCAGTTGGGCAGAAAAATAATGGGAATGATTTAAAATAAGAAATGTTTTAATGAGCGGAATGCGAATCATAATCTTTATCCTTTGAATCGGGGGAAGTTTTCGTAAATAAAGCATATATATACCACCTATCATTACAATAGTGAGAAAAAAAGCACAAATAAGGTACGGTATAGTTTGAATTACAAATATAAGTTGATCCGCAAAAGAAGATGAGGTAGCCCGTAAAGAACTATACAACTGTTCAAACTGAGGCAATAAAATGAAATTAAAGATGAAAAGAATCCCCATTAAAAAGAAGGATAAAAAAATAGGATAGCGTAGCACTTTCATCATATCTTTCCTATACTTATCCTTCCTATGAAGAAGTACACTACCTTGCTGTAATGCAAAAGAAATATCACCGTGCCGCTCTGCATAAAATAAATAGCTTAATATATCTGGATGAAACATCAATTGATGAAAAGCGTCATGTAAGCTCTGTCCATTTTTCAATTCTTCCGTCATATGTTGCACTTGCTCTTTCTTATGAGGTGATAATTGGAACTGTAAAAATTCTAAAGCTTGTAAAAGCGAATACCCTTTTTCTAATAATTCTCCAAGTCTTTTCAATAGTAATACTTGTTCTTGTAATTGCCACCTTTTTCTTTCAAACATAAACATCGTCTTCTAAGAATCCTAGTGCATATCCCTTTTTCACTGATGATTGCAGTGTTTCATACTGGCAAGTTACATGTTCTCCACTTGCTTCTCTAATTGCTTGTTTTAGCTCATATCCATATAATAACTCATAAATACTTGCCTGCCTTACTTGCCGCATTGACTTACATAAAGTGGAACATCGACCTTTGCAAAACGGACATTTCAACTCCACAAGTCTCTGGGCTGATACGGCCAATAATGATTGTTCAATTTCTTGCCTTGTTATCCCATAATCCATAAAACGTAGTACCGCTCCTTTCGCATCATTCGTATGCAGTGTTGTCATCACTAAATGTCCTGTCAAACTTGCTCTCACAGCTACTTTCGCTGTCTCTTCATCACGAATTTCACCAACGAGAATAATATCTGGATCATGGCGTAAAATTGCTTTTAAACCAGACTCATATGTGATACCTGCTTTTTCATTAATTTGAATTTGTAATAGACCATCTTTTCTTTTCTCAACCGGGTCTTCAAGTGTAACAATACAGCGCGTTTGTCCTTTTCTAGCCACCTCCAGTAATGCATACATTGTTGTGGTCTTCCCTGACCCAGTCGGTCCAGTAAACACAAGCAATCCGTGGGAGTGATGTAGAAAAGAGAGTAATTTTTTGGCTGAGCTCGGAAATAATGAGAGATGAGAAAGTGGCTGAACTGATGCTTGTAAATGCAAACGAATGACAAGACTTTCTTGATATACAGTCGGAAGTGTAGAAAATCGTAAATACACTTCTTTTCCATCAATTTGTAAGTATAATGAACCGTTTTGTGGTTTACGCCTCTCTCCTATATCCATTGACGCTAAAAATTTAAAGTGCGAAACGAGCCTTTCTCCAAATTCTTTTTTAATACAGCGTTTCGTAATTAAGTCCTTTCCAATACGCAATTGAATGACCACATCTTCTTGGCGCGGGACAATATGTAAATCCGATGCTTGTACCGCACACGCCTCTTTCACAATCATATTCGCAAACTGTTCAACACCATTCATCTATAATTCCCTCCTCACTATGTATATATCATGAAGAAATATATAAGAAAAATCATAACTTTTTCATTTTCCTTAGAACGAAAAGGGGAAATATGTTTGTGAAATTATGAACAATTTCTGAATTATTGTCTAAAATTACCTATATAAAAGGTTATTTGTATTATAATGTTAATATCTTGGATAAAGTGATAAAGGTGGAGATCCTCATGGAACAAGCTTTAAAAATTACAGGTGTTTTATCTGACCCAACTCGTTAT
The DNA window shown above is from Bacillus clarus and carries:
- the comGA gene encoding competence type IV pilus ATPase ComGA; the encoded protein is MNGVEQFANMIVKEACAVQASDLHIVPRQEDVVIQLRIGKDLITKRCIKKEFGERLVSHFKFLASMDIGERRKPQNGSLYLQIDGKEVYLRFSTLPTVYQESLVIRLHLQASVQPLSHLSLFPSSAKKLLSFLHHSHGLLVFTGPTGSGKTTTMYALLEVARKGQTRCIVTLEDPVEKRKDGLLQIQINEKAGITYESGLKAILRHDPDIILVGEIRDEETAKVAVRASLTGHLVMTTLHTNDAKGAVLRFMDYGITRQEIEQSLLAVSAQRLVELKCPFCKGRCSTLCKSMRQVRQASIYELLYGYELKQAIREASGEHVTCQYETLQSSVKKGYALGFLEDDVYV
- the comGE gene encoding competence type IV pilus minor pilin ComGE; protein product: MKLYFSLVEGDLRIVKCQKGLVMIEMLVALSLLMMAVSLLLPQTLRMMQERRNIQLHYKAHVLLKKEVAIYTYQNEQKSSKEEIVDGVIYDMYWMEGKICTTWRNMKQQKLEKCRYANK
- the comGB gene encoding competence type IV pilus assembly protein ComGB, which codes for MFMFERKRWQLQEQVLLLKRLGELLEKGYSLLQALEFLQFQLSPHKKEQVQHMTEELKNGQSLHDAFHQLMFHPDILSYLFYAERHGDISFALQQGSVLLHRKDKYRKDMMKVLRYPIFLSFFLMGILFIFNFILLPQFEQLYSSLRATSSSFADQLIFVIQTIPYLICAFFLTIVMIGGIYMLYLRKLPPIQRIKIMIRIPLIKTFLILNHSHYFSAQLSGLLQGGLSVHEALTVMIEQKYLLFFSHEATRIAEQLIAGEQLDSIIIKSGYYENELSYVITHGQVNGNLATELGDYSELIIEKMEGEINRILVVIQPILFTGIGIIVVLMYLAIIMPMFQMMSSI
- the comGC gene encoding competence type IV pilus major pilin ComGC, which gives rise to MKNENGFTLLEMLLVMVVISVLLLLIIPNVIAQRSSVQRKGCEAYAKSVEVQIQTYQLQNNKIPTIEELFDEKYITSKECPKGEPVIISDDGTVSIGKP